TGGCTCGATGGCTATGCGTACTCGAAGATGTGCACGATCGTCTACACGCTGCGGCGCGGGCCCGTGCTGACGCGCGACACCGGCGTGCGCCTCAACTGCATCTCGCCCGGCCCGACCGACACGCCGATGATGCCCGCCTTCGTCGAGCAGACGAGCCAGGCGTTCATGGACGCCTATCCGAAGCCCGTCGGGCGCAACTCGACGCCCGAGGAGCAGGCGTGGCCGCTCGCGTTCCTGAACAGCGACGCGGCGAGCTACGTGTCGGGCGAGAACGTGTACACGGACGGCGGCGGTGCGGGCGGCCTCATGACGGGCGTGCTGACCGTCGACCTCTCCGGCGTGCAGAACGCGGCGAAGCTCGTTCCGGAGTAGGCGTCGCGACGGCTCGCGGCGCGCGGCCGGCTACTTCATCAGCTCGCCCGAGTTCACCATCAGGTGCTGGCCGGTGACGGCGCTCGCGCGGTCCGATGCGAACCACACGGCGGCGTCGGCGACCTCGCGATCCTCCGTCATGCGGCGCAGCGGGAAGCCGCCGACGATGTCGTTCAGCACGTCGGCCTCGCTGCGGCCTTCCTGCTTCGCGCGCAGCTTCACGAAGCCCTGCACGGGCGGGCCCCACATCCAGCTCGGGATGACCATGTTGACGCGGATGCCCGCCGGCCCGAGCTCGTCGGCGAGGTAGTACACGGCCGTGAGCAGCGCGTTCTTCGAGGCCGCATAGCCGGCCTGCGGGAGCGACGGCTTGAACTGCGACTGCGAGCCGATCAGCACGATCGAGCCACGGCCGTTCGCCTTCATGCCGGGCACGACCGCGCGGAGCAGCGTGAGGCTCCCGAGCACGTTCGTGTCGTAGGCCTTCTTCCAGGTCTCGAAGTCGGTGTCCATGAGCCCGCCGAAGACGGCTTCGTAGGCGGCCACCTGGATCACGGCGTCGATGGCGCCGAAGCGCGCGGCACCCGCGGCGACGAGCGCCTCGCAGTCGGCGGGCTTCGTGATGTCCGCGGCGTGCCACGCGACGCGCTTGCCGCTCGGGTCGAGCGCGGCCGCGGTGTCGGCGAGCACCTTCTCGGTGCGCGCGCCGAGCACGAGGTTCGCGCCGTCGGCGAGCGCGGCCTGCGCGACCTCGCGGCCGAGGCCGGCGCCGACGCCGGAGACGAGCACGGTCTTGCCTTCGAGCAGCATCGGTCCTCCTTCGCGCGCGCGGCGCCGCGGCCGCGCGACGGCGGGCTAGAAGCGGTCGGGGCGGAGCACGGCGTCGTTGCCGCCGTCGGCGTAGAGCACGACGCCGTGCACGTAGCTCGCCTCCGGGCCGAGCAGGAAGGCGATCGCCTGCGCGATCTCGCGCGGAGCGGCGAAGCGCCCGAGCGGGATGGGCATCGCGTTCATCGCGGCGCCGAACGCCGGGTGCTGGCGCGTCGCCTCGACCATCGGCGTCTCGGTCGGGCCGGGCGCGACCGCGTTGAGGCGCACGCCCGCCTTGCCGAACGCGTCGGCGCGCCGGCGCACGCCGCGCGCGACGGCGTGCTTCGAGCCCGCGTAGGCGAGGAAGCCGTTCTCGGATGCGATGCGCTCGCGCGCGAGCGGCTCGTCGCCGGCGAGCATCGCCTGCACGTAGGGATGCTCGTCGAAGCCGCCCATCTGCGCCGAGTTCGAGGCGATCACGACCGCGGCCGCGTCGGGACGCCCGGCGAGCGCGTCGCGCAGCCCGTCGAGCAGCGCGAACGTGCCGAAGTAGTTGACGGACGGGATGAGCGCGAGGTCGGTGAGGTGCGAGCCGACGCCCGCGCACAGCACGAGCCGGTCGATCGCGCCGCCCGTCGCGGCGAGCACGCCGTCGATCGCGGCGGTGCGGCCTTCGGGCGTCGAGAGATCGGCCTCGACCTCCTGCCCGCGCAGGTCGACGCCGACGACGCGGTCGCCGTCCTTCTCGAGCCGCTCGCGCACGGCGGCGCCGATGCCCGACGCCGACCCCGTCACGACCGCCGTGCCCCTCGTCGCTCCCGCCACGCCGTCCGCCTCCCGCGCACCGTTCCGCGTCGCCGTCTCGCGTTGCCGTTCCGCGTTCACCGGTCCGCGCTCACCGGTCCGCGCTCACCGGTCCGCGCTCACCGGTCCGCGCTCGCGCTCCGCGCGAGCCGGCCGGCCACCGTCGTCCCGGCCGACGGGCGGCGCAGTATATGTCAGGCGATCTCCGCTCCAGGCATCGATTGTGCGCGTCGCCTCCGGCATGCTGTGCGCCCGATGGAGCCCCGCCGCCGCGCGAAGATCCTCGCGACGATCGGTCCCGCGACGCGAAGCGAGAGCGCGATCCGCGACATGATCGCGGCGGGCGCCGACGCGTTCCGCCTGAACGCGAGCCACGGCGAGCCCGACGCATGGCGCGAGGAAGCGCGCATGGTGCGCGCCGTCGCCGCCGAGGCGGGGCGGCCGATCGCGATCGTCTTCGACGTGTGCGGGCCGAAATTGCGGCTCGGCGCGCACGTGCCG
This Myxococcota bacterium DNA region includes the following protein-coding sequences:
- a CDS encoding SDR family oxidoreductase, producing MAGATRGTAVVTGSASGIGAAVRERLEKDGDRVVGVDLRGQEVEADLSTPEGRTAAIDGVLAATGGAIDRLVLCAGVGSHLTDLALIPSVNYFGTFALLDGLRDALAGRPDAAAVVIASNSAQMGGFDEHPYVQAMLAGDEPLARERIASENGFLAYAGSKHAVARGVRRRADAFGKAGVRLNAVAPGPTETPMVEATRQHPAFGAAMNAMPIPLGRFAAPREIAQAIAFLLGPEASYVHGVVLYADGGNDAVLRPDRF
- a CDS encoding SDR family oxidoreductase codes for the protein MLLEGKTVLVSGVGAGLGREVAQAALADGANLVLGARTEKVLADTAAALDPSGKRVAWHAADITKPADCEALVAAGAARFGAIDAVIQVAAYEAVFGGLMDTDFETWKKAYDTNVLGSLTLLRAVVPGMKANGRGSIVLIGSQSQFKPSLPQAGYAASKNALLTAVYYLADELGPAGIRVNMVIPSWMWGPPVQGFVKLRAKQEGRSEADVLNDIVGGFPLRRMTEDREVADAAVWFASDRASAVTGQHLMVNSGELMK